Proteins co-encoded in one Flavobacteriaceae bacterium MAR_2009_75 genomic window:
- a CDS encoding DNA-binding MarR family transcriptional regulator, with protein sequence MKEITIDYALRATWQAVARMYNEEAKKFGSTMAVGFTLLSIDPKTGTPSTSLGPKMGMEATSLSRILKRMEEQGLIERRPNPNDGRGVLIHLTDFGLEKRTDSKNVVLRFNETIRSKVSEENLEGFFIVMSSINEMISEKNIQTSDNAINGQKTN encoded by the coding sequence ATGAAAGAGATTACGATTGACTATGCACTACGTGCTACATGGCAGGCCGTTGCTAGAATGTACAACGAAGAGGCTAAAAAGTTCGGTTCTACCATGGCGGTCGGTTTTACCTTGTTGAGTATTGACCCAAAAACAGGTACACCCTCAACATCGTTGGGCCCGAAAATGGGTATGGAAGCCACTAGTCTCTCCCGTATTTTGAAAAGAATGGAAGAGCAGGGTTTAATCGAGAGAAGACCCAACCCAAATGACGGTCGCGGAGTTTTAATTCACCTGACGGATTTCGGCCTTGAAAAACGAACAGATTCAAAGAATGTGGTACTGCGTTTTAACGAGACGATACGTTCAAAGGTTTCCGAAGAAAATTTAGAGGGTTTCTTTATTGTAATGAGCTCGATAAACGAAATGATTTCAGAAAAGAACATTCAAACCAGTGATAATGCGATCAACGGTCAGAAAACAAATTGA